The following is a genomic window from Maniola hyperantus chromosome 15, iAphHyp1.2, whole genome shotgun sequence.
aaaatcacagtgcacagttgcttaggccaactcctcttcgtTTCTGCTCTGTGATCTAGACAGACTCAATGTTAAAGTTGGTTAGTTAATTTAACTATGTATTTTTTGTATATTGGCAAGAAAACATAATTTCTTCCCTCCCTTTTCACaaaaaatctttcctctttatttataatattttcatggctatcgcaatcgtcaagaattcggcCCTTTGATTGggtgtgaaaaaatgtaaacagcgaatcaaccaatcaaatggcagaatttcttgacgattgcgatagccatgaaatggttattcttacacaattggggggcgcattttaataattcttccACCAATAgatactttatccagaagtagatatataaattacatattatgtactgtGAACTGTcacaggcaaaagctagtacaGATTTGTTAAGTTAGTGATAAAATTACCATTTCAGGCAAAAACTGAAAAATCAAATGCTACATTCACAAGTGGTTTGCCAGCTAATTCCATGGTTGGTATGAACGATAACACCTCAGTGAACGGATTAAATCCCAGACAAATGATGGTCTACAACATTATTAGAGCATCCACTCTTGAGCAAGGCATAAGTAAACAGGACATGTTTGCAAGTCTGAAAGACAAGATGTCCCATGTTGAATTTGAGTGAGTATTCTTTATAGTATAACCAAACACGcggtttttgacgacctccctggcgcagtggtcttataagtggaaatttataatttctaaaattgtctctggtctggtgtggtgggaggcttcgaccgtggttagttaccatcctaccgacAAAAATGTGCCGCGATGCGATTTAGCGCTCCGATacaatgccgcgtagaaacaGATCAGGGGTAttggtttaatgaaactgccataccactaagatggaagcaggctaacttgaAAGGGCATACTTGCTGTAATATGGCAGTTTGTatcgtaataaaaaatacattaattttcATACAGATTGTTACAGTGACCAGCAAGCAACTTTTTTTAGCAAAAACTGCGCAGTAGGGGTAGTTGAGCTTTATTTGTTCCCCACTATAAAATTCGCTGCATGAGGCTGTCTGCCAAACTACCTAAAAATCAATTACTGAGCATTTTTCGAGACCTTTGCCGGTCACTGTAACCTTAAAAAtatctgataataatattatttatagacAGGATTCTTATCAGTGTTTATTTAGTAAACAAATTCTCATTGCACATTATGAAAGTATGATCAATTTCGCACATTATTATTCTCTTCTACATTGAAATTGTGGATGTTTTACTTTTAGTTACATTGCAATTGGTGCCTCAAAAGTTAAATATGGAATGGTATACTGCAATATCTAGAAACTGTGATACagttgatattttaaaactaatctACAAATTGTATCATGAATAATAACTATgcaataatctatactaataaataaaagtgtatgtctgtaatttcgaaataattacctcatattaagctcatatgcgtatttgaactgtaccgtaactgaatcacacgtttaaaaaaatcagtttaAATAGGGACTAAATCgtaaatttgacacaaaaagttaaaatgacgcgtgagaagTTTAATTTAACGCGTTATACATTTCTAAGATTAGTTTTAGTAGATTGTACATTGAAAAGATTAGTTTGAGAAAAATTAAGACCATTAAATCatagattaaattaatatttgatgAATAACAAGAATTTAacaaatatataatatctgtcccggctttaatCACGTGTTTAgccgttagcccgactagtttctttaacaaattatattattttttctagAAATACCCTGGAATGGATGTGTGGTGAGGGGCACATATACTCCACTATTGATGAAGAACATTTCCGCGCTACAGATGCCTAATGAAACAAAAGTATTTGATTAGAGTTGATTTTTgtatctttttaaataaatgaataagtgcATAATCCAGCTATAtgggtttttctttattttaaaaaataacttttacagTGAAATTATAATTACATATGTACAATTTGTTAAAATACAGTCTTACTCAGTATGGAATTCTATGTAAGAAAatagacaaaataatataataaatatccattaaaatacaaaatgtgCACATGTCCCAAATGTACAATAAAATTTGACTGTAAGGCCTATTGTCCACAGAGGTATGTcattactattatattattctgtgacaGAGTATAATAATAGTTGTTTGTCGTCTTTTACTTTAGTTTTTCCCCGTACTATTAATCTGTCTGTCTATGCGATACAATTCTTAAGTGATCAATTATGTCCTCTGTGGACAATAGTCCACAGTCTGCGCAGGCCATAACTGAAGTAACTTTTCTTCAATTTCAAAAATGATGAGCGCTGCAGTCTTATAAGTAGGAGGTGGCAGGCTTGATTCACGGCAGGAACAATTTGgtgatttataatttctaagtctctggtctggtctggtggaggCCATaactggctagttaccaccctaccagcaaagcagTGCCGCCAAGCCATTTAACACTccagtacgatgctgtgtagaaaccgaaAAGGGGGTTTCATAAAACTGCCCTACCCATTCcaaattagcccgcttccatcttggactgcatcatcactaaccacTGGGTGAGATttcagttaagggctaacttataatggaataaaaaatatctctCAGTCAGATAAGTTGAGGCAAAAAATGTTAACAGACagttactttcgcatttattagtatggatgcagATTATAATATAAGTTCGCATTTTCAGATCTATAATTCATCCCTAACAGCCTTATTTTTAACATCCGGGTTCTTTCCTTGGTATGTCTGGCTTTCCAACTGAACATCCTTCAATTCGTCTTGTTCTAAAAGGTACTCTTTAGCAGTCCAAGCTTGCGAACCATCCTTGAACATGAATATGGCTCTATCATCATCTATTAAATACCTGTAAGATAtagcaaataatataattaatcacAGCAGAGCCAATGTGCATTATCAATAATAGTTACTTTATTAAGATGGTGAAAAAAAGGATAAGAGGAAACGACAAAATGAAACAGCAATTAAATTTATCATGTTAGCTAACCATATTATACTATGACTGGAGCAGTGATGAGGGCTGCGGTCTTATAATTGGTCTGAGATTCGATTTTGGAATTTATAATGTCTACGttgtttctggtctggtctggtaggaggctttgttgtggctagttaccaccttaccagCAAAGCCATGCCACTAAGCAATTTAGCATTCTGGTATGatactgtgtagaaaccaatgagagttatgggtttaataaaactgctatACATCTTCGAAGTTAGCTTGCTTCCAtctagactacatcatcactaccaggtgagactgcagtcaagggctaacttgtaaagaaataaaaaatatatagatacctTTCAGCTTGTATGTGGTTACTCCAAAGACCAGTTTGCCATATCTTTGTCAATTCCTCTGAACGAGCTCTCGAAGGCTTGTTAGCCACAGTCACAAACATCATCAAAGTTTGTCCTTTCTTGGTCGCCTGTAGAACTGATTCTGGATTAGACATATCAAGTTTACTAAAATCTACAGTGGGAGGCTTCCGCATATATTCTGGCTGCTCATCTTCAGGTAGAGGCTCCTCGTCTTCTTCCCATTGATCATAGAGACTAAAAATAACGTTACATTAGAGGACACCAGCGACTTGTCTGCATGGatttgggattttttaaaaatcctgtaggaactcaaCTTTCCAGAAGAAAAGTAGTTCATATCTTTCCATGGAATGCaaactatttttgtaccaaatttcatcaaaattggatAGGGAGTTGAGccatgaaaaactagcagacattCGGTCGCAGTTATAATGTTAGTAGGTATGGGttttatttagtacctactaacttaTGCCTGCAAATACGTCTGCATGAACTACACAATTTTTTCCCtaaggggtagaattttcaaaaattctttcttagcagatgtttacgtcataataggacctgcataccaaatttcggccggatccgtccagtagtttaagatCTATTTCCTAATGAATTCAGTTAATCAGAGTTGGTACAGTATCAACGTACTTAAAAAGTTTGGCAGTCTGTATGTATTTGGGTTCTCAAAGTTTTCCGTGATATACGTATTATAGATAGGTGATATACTTACCACACAGACATTACAATTTCATACCTAATGGT
Proteins encoded in this region:
- the boca gene encoding LDLR chaperone boca — its product is MAKCLYFVILLCVSSTFSKKYNDEEKPTWAKKDIRDFSDADMERLYDQWEEDEEPLPEDEQPEYMRKPPTVDFSKLDMSNPESVLQATKKGQTLMMFVTVANKPSRARSEELTKIWQTGLWSNHIQAERYLIDDDRAIFMFKDGSQAWTAKEYLLEQDELKDVQLESQTYQGKNPDVKNKAVRDEL